A window from Candidatus Aminicenantes bacterium encodes these proteins:
- a CDS encoding VOC family protein has product MKIDFITVYTIDIDKTIGFYQRVLDFKVVRRFTPGTGMEIVFMDDQHGHQIEFIKDIKELPYSGSGLSLGFYVKDIKQTAAHLESHGVEILFGPFAMPSGVKLLHARDNNALELGFVEQPAK; this is encoded by the coding sequence ATGAAGATCGATTTCATCACCGTTTATACCATCGATATTGATAAGACGATCGGTTTTTATCAGCGCGTCCTGGATTTCAAGGTCGTCCGGCGCTTCACGCCGGGAACGGGCATGGAGATCGTCTTCATGGACGATCAGCACGGTCATCAGATCGAGTTCATCAAGGACATCAAGGAATTGCCCTATTCCGGCTCGGGATTGTCGCTCGGCTTCTACGTGAAGGACATCAAGCAAACAGCCGCCCACCTCGAAAGCCACGGCGTGGAAATACTGTTCGGACCTTTTGCCATGCCCAGCGGAGTCAAATTGCTCCACGCCCGCGACAACAACGCCCTGGAGCTCGGCTTCGTCGAGCAGCCGGCCAAGTGA